Proteins from one Planctomicrobium piriforme genomic window:
- the tnpA gene encoding IS200/IS605 family transposase → MENYRSGAHTRFDIKYHFVWVTKYRKGVLAGAVGVRLRDLVREVCRTLEIETLQGAVSKDHVHVPLSCPPNLSPSKIMQAIKGKTSRKLLMEFRHLQKQYWGRHLWARGYFVASSGTVTDEVVMEYIRLQEGTEPTDGGDGFQVTPS, encoded by the coding sequence ATGGAGAACTACCGTAGCGGGGCTCACACCCGTTTTGACATCAAGTACCACTTTGTGTGGGTGACGAAATACCGCAAAGGAGTCTTGGCGGGTGCTGTTGGTGTTCGGCTTCGAGATTTGGTGCGGGAGGTGTGCCGGACACTTGAAATTGAGACTCTGCAGGGTGCGGTGTCGAAAGACCATGTCCATGTCCCGTTGTCGTGTCCTCCGAATCTCTCGCCCAGCAAGATCATGCAGGCGATCAAAGGGAAGACATCCCGCAAATTGCTAATGGAGTTCCGCCATCTTCAGAAACAGTATTGGGGCCGCCATTTGTGGGCTCGCGGCTACTTCGTGGCTTCGAGTGGCACGGTGACCGATGAGGTGGTGATGGAGTACATCCGCCTTCAGGAGGGAACCGAACCCACGGATGGAGGCGATGGTTTTCAGGTGACGCCATCGTGA